Proteins from a single region of Eriocheir sinensis breed Jianghai 21 unplaced genomic scaffold, ASM2467909v1 Scaffold113, whole genome shotgun sequence:
- the LOC126989335 gene encoding gastrula zinc finger protein XlCGF7.1-like, which translates to MEGVRPGSDTDSPDQRQAASGEQSSQARHTHSQAGEERLGCVQAVCTSQARHTHSQAGEDRLGCVQAVCTSQARHTHSQAGEDRLGCVQAVCTSQAGEGRLGCVQAGQRLTAEGGNTEHPPTHTAVRNFECELCGKKVTSKGSLRRHVFLHSGIRNFKCEQCGKKFKCNDNLKTHMVRHTGIRNFECEQCGKKFLLKDDLSQHMLIHTATKSFECDYCWKRFAQRKGLRSHILIHTAPKQLECEHCGKRFTVKQQLLKHVHTHTP; encoded by the coding sequence ATGGAGGGTGTGAGGCCAGGCAGCGACACAGACAGCCCGGACCAGCGGCAGGCAGCCTCAGGTGAACAGAGCAGCCAGGCCAGACACACCCACTCCCAGGCAGGCGAGGAAAGGCTTGGGTGTGTGCAGGCTGTGTGCACCAGCCAGGCCAGACACACCCACTCCCAGGCAGGCGAGGACAGGCTCGGGTGTGTGCAGGCTGTGTGCACCAGCCAGGCCAGACACACCCACTCCCAGGCAGGCGAGGACAGGCTCGGGTGTGTGCAGGCTGTGTGCACCAGCCAGGCAGGCGAGGGAAGGCTCGGGTGTGTGCAGGCTGGGCAGAGGCTCACTGCTGAGGGTGGCAATACtgaacacccccccacacacactgctGTTAGGAACTTTGAGTGTGAACTGTGTGGGAAAAAGGTTACTAGTAAAGGTAGCCTCAGAAGACACGTGTTCCTCCACAGTGGCATCAGGAACTTTAAGTGTGAACAGTGTGGGAAAAAGTTTAAATGTAATGATAACCTCAAAACACACATGGTCCGCCACACTGGCATCAGAAACTTTGAGTGTGAACAGTGTGGGAAAAAGTTTTTACTTAAAGATGACCTCAGTCAACACATGCTCATCCACACTGCTACTAAAAGCTTTGAGTGTGACTACTGCTGGAAAAGATTTGCCCAGCGAAAAGGTCTAAGAAGCCACATACTTATCCACACCGCTCCAAAACAACTGGAGTGTGAACATTGTGGGAAACGGTTTACTGTAAAACAACAACTCTTAAAACACGTGCATACCCACACACCTTGA
- the LOC126989336 gene encoding gastrula zinc finger protein XlCGF8.2DB-like — translation MEDVGPGSDTDSPDQRQVTAEGGNTEHPNTHTAVGKVECELCGKKFNGKSAVKIHMVVHTGVKNFECEQCEKRFTQKSSLTLHILTHAGTKNFECELCEKKFTRKNGLNKHMAIHTGVRNFECEHCGKKFITKSKLKTHMVVHTGVRDFECEHCGKKFTTKSSFTRHIVLHTSIRNFECDQCGKTFLRKGDLNQHMLLHSGTKSFECDYCGKRFTQPRGLRTHMHIHTDPKKLECEHCGKKFTQKCGLKKHLLTHTDAKDLECEHCGERLSTLTKNFVCDYCGKTFACKDGLKAHMVTHISTKNFKCEDCGERFLRQGDLNTHMLIHTGDKVYGPHY, via the coding sequence ATGGAGGATGTGGGGCCAGGCAGCGACACAGACAGCCCGGACCAGCGGCAGGTCACTGCTGAGGGTGGCAACACTGAACACCCCAATACACACACTGCTGTTGGGAAAGTTGAGTGTGAACTGTGTGGGAAAAAGTTTAATGGAAAAAGTGCCGTCAAAATACACATGGTCGTCCACACTGGTGTTAAAAACTTTGAGTGTGAACAGTGTGAAAAAAGGTTCACTCAAAAATCAAGCCTCACATTACACATCCTTACCCACGCTGGCACCAAAAACTTTGAGTGTGAACTGTGTGAGAAAAAGTTTACTCGCAAAAATGGTCTCAATAAACACATGGCCATCCACACTGGTGTTAGAAACTTTGAGTGTGAACACTGTGGGAAAAAGTTTATTACTAAAAGTAAACTCAAAACACACATGGTTGTCCACACAGGTGTTAGAGACTTTGAGTGTGAACACTGTGGAAAAAAGTTTACCACTAAAAGCTCCTTTACTAGACACATTGTTCTCCACACCAGTATTAGAAACTTTGAGTGTGATCAGTGTGGGAAAACGTTTCTTCGTAAAGGCGACCTCAACCAACACATGCTCCTCCACTCTGGCACTAAAAGCTTTGAGTGCGATTACTGTGGGAAGAGGTTCACCCAGCCAAGGGGTCTGAGAACACACATGCACATCCACACTGACCCAAAAAAACTTGAGTGTGAACATTGTGGGAAAAAGTTTACTCAGAAATGTGGCCTCAAGAAACACTTACTTACCCACACAGATGCTAAAGACCTTGAGTGTGAACATTGTGGGGAAAGGCTTTCTACTCTTACTAAAAACTTTGTGTGTGACTATTGTGGAAAAACATTTGCCTGTAAAGATGGCCTCAAGGCACACATGGTTACTCACATTAGTACTAAAAACTTTAAGTGTGAAGATTGTGGGGAAAGATTTCTTCGTCAAGGTGACCTCAACACCCACATGCTCATCCACACTGGAGATAAAGTTTATGGGccgcattactaa